Proteins encoded by one window of Frondihabitans peucedani:
- a CDS encoding carbonic anhydrase: protein MTTTTNDLTPGAAWTAMTDGNERFVSGHPDHPRQDADRRAQVAEGQTPIAALFGCADSRLGAEIIFDVGLGDLFVVRNAGQVVGDTEIGSLEFAVTALQVPLIVVLGHDRCGAVAAAIDSIDADSEPQTFYLQRLIDMITPTVKRAHRALEAAPDGSRTLDPREVGRLHIEASVGALLERSVVISEAVASGRLAVVGANYDLANGRVDPHTVVGRL from the coding sequence ATGACCACGACCACGAACGACCTCACTCCCGGCGCCGCCTGGACGGCCATGACCGACGGCAACGAGCGCTTCGTCTCCGGCCACCCCGACCACCCGCGCCAGGACGCCGACCGGCGCGCCCAGGTCGCCGAGGGGCAGACCCCGATCGCAGCCCTCTTCGGCTGCGCCGACTCTCGTCTCGGCGCCGAGATCATCTTCGACGTCGGGCTCGGCGACCTCTTCGTGGTCCGGAACGCCGGGCAGGTCGTCGGCGACACCGAGATCGGCTCGCTCGAGTTCGCCGTGACGGCCCTCCAGGTGCCGCTCATCGTCGTCCTGGGTCACGACCGCTGCGGTGCCGTCGCAGCCGCCATCGACTCGATCGACGCCGACAGCGAGCCTCAGACCTTCTACCTGCAGCGCCTCATCGACATGATCACGCCCACCGTGAAGCGCGCGCACCGGGCCCTCGAGGCGGCCCCCGACGGCTCGCGGACGCTCGACCCGCGAGAGGTCGGACGACTCCACATCGAGGCCTCCGTCGGAGCGCTCCTCGAGCGCTCTGTCGTGATCTCCGAGGCGGTGGCCAGCGGTAGATTGGCTGTGGTCGGCGCGAACTACGACCTCGCGAACGGCCGGGTCGACCCGCACACCGTGGTCGGTCGGCTCTGA
- a CDS encoding DUF4245 domain-containing protein, whose translation MSATPPPPPPPLGKQRAPRVVAELGRPETPSETAARKAASSRAHRENQTAFNLVIAIGVSVVIVVLLVLVVVRPGSSQLKSVDYLKVASQAQQQVTTSLVAPAMPSGWTSNRAEIKPAGSDGVQSWYVGFVTPDTQFISLTQGFKANQTWVSNQLGERDKTSSTSIGGLSWTIYDHRTDDGVGNSAYAMVTTKGDSTVVLAGTATDAEFRLLAKRSAAQLER comes from the coding sequence TCGGCAAGCAGAGGGCTCCGCGGGTCGTCGCCGAGCTGGGCCGCCCCGAGACCCCGTCCGAGACGGCCGCGCGGAAGGCCGCCAGCTCGAGGGCCCACCGCGAGAACCAGACCGCCTTCAATCTCGTCATCGCGATCGGCGTCAGCGTCGTCATCGTCGTCCTGCTCGTGCTGGTCGTGGTCCGTCCCGGCAGCTCGCAGCTGAAGAGCGTCGACTACCTGAAGGTCGCCTCGCAGGCGCAGCAGCAGGTCACGACGTCTCTCGTCGCTCCGGCCATGCCGTCGGGCTGGACCTCGAACCGGGCCGAGATCAAGCCGGCCGGATCCGACGGCGTGCAGTCGTGGTACGTGGGCTTCGTGACGCCCGACACGCAGTTCATCAGCCTGACGCAGGGCTTCAAGGCCAACCAGACGTGGGTGAGCAACCAGCTCGGCGAGCGCGACAAGACGTCGTCGACCTCGATCGGCGGCCTCTCCTGGACCATCTACGACCACCGGACCGACGACGGTGTCGGAAACTCCGCGTACGCGATGGTGACCACGAAGGGCGACTCGACGGTCGTGCTCGCGGGCACCGCCACCGACGCGGAGTTCAGGCTGCTCGCCAAGCGCTCGGCCGCCCAGCTCGAGCGCTAG